The Aureitalea marina genome includes a window with the following:
- the ybeY gene encoding rRNA maturation RNase YbeY translates to MIEYNYQKEDFTLEHGHDIQFWLEGLIQQEAHSLGEVSFVFCDDEYLLKINQDFLGHDYYTDIISFDYGLGRQVNGEIYVSIDRVADNAEDLGVEFTNELHRVMAHGILHFLGFKDKSDSEAKEMRKKENEALESRSFI, encoded by the coding sequence ATGATTGAGTACAATTACCAAAAAGAAGACTTTACGTTAGAACATGGCCATGATATCCAGTTTTGGCTGGAAGGTCTTATCCAACAGGAAGCACATTCCCTAGGTGAGGTTTCGTTCGTATTCTGCGATGACGAGTATCTACTAAAGATCAATCAAGATTTTTTAGGTCATGATTATTACACGGATATTATCAGTTTTGATTATGGCCTAGGCAGGCAAGTCAATGGAGAAATTTATGTTTCAATTGACCGTGTTGCGGATAATGCTGAGGATTTGGGCGTAGAATTTACAAACGAATTGCATCGTGTGATGGCCCATGGGATATTGCATTTTTTAGGCTTTAAGGATAAATCCGATTCCGAGGCAAAGGAGATGCGCAAGAAGGAGAATGAAGCCTTAGAGAGCCGTAGTTTTATATAA
- the gltX gene encoding glutamate--tRNA ligase — protein MDLPVRVRFAPSPTGPLHIGGVRTALFNYLFAKKHGGSFILRIEDTDQNRYVAGAEDYIIEALDWLNIPFDESPSKEAGFGPYRQSERKEMYRQYATKLLDEGKAYYAFDTPDQLNQIRKELEAEGKTFIYNWESRGSLKNSLSMDTQEVTTLLEQGTPYVVRFKMPLTEDLQLSDQVRGKMSVNTKLLDDKILFKSDGMPTYHLANIVDDHLMQISHVIRGEEWLPSLALHVLLYEAFGWKSPEFAHLPLIMKPVGKGKLSKRDGDKMGFPVFPLDWISEDGDLSSGYREAGYLPEAVVNMLALLGWNPGTEQEIFSLEELTQEFKLERVNKAGAKFDPEKTKWFQHHYFQLLDNEQLVAQLENVLKDKGITTDVELSKVIPLVKGRASFVDELYDQGNFFFTPPKDFDEKASKKAFKEDTQDIMNSVVELINTTEPFDAQNLSDVIKPWIGEQGIGFGKVMMPLRLSLVGAMKGPDVFDIAEVLGREETVRRINFAVSTLS, from the coding sequence ATGGACCTTCCCGTTCGAGTACGTTTTGCGCCAAGCCCAACAGGGCCGCTTCACATAGGCGGCGTTCGCACAGCATTGTTCAATTACCTTTTTGCGAAAAAGCATGGAGGGTCGTTTATCCTAAGGATAGAGGATACCGATCAGAACCGCTATGTGGCGGGTGCAGAGGATTATATCATCGAAGCCCTTGATTGGCTAAATATTCCCTTCGATGAAAGCCCTTCAAAGGAAGCTGGCTTTGGGCCCTACAGACAAAGCGAGCGGAAAGAGATGTACCGGCAATATGCTACAAAACTGTTGGATGAAGGAAAGGCTTATTACGCCTTCGACACTCCAGACCAGCTGAATCAGATACGCAAAGAATTAGAAGCTGAAGGAAAGACTTTTATTTATAATTGGGAGAGCCGGGGCTCATTAAAGAATTCACTTTCTATGGACACTCAAGAGGTCACTACACTGTTGGAGCAGGGAACGCCTTATGTTGTGAGGTTTAAAATGCCGCTTACTGAAGACTTGCAGCTAAGTGATCAGGTAAGGGGTAAGATGTCTGTAAATACCAAACTTCTGGACGACAAGATCTTGTTTAAAAGTGATGGTATGCCTACCTATCACCTGGCCAATATCGTAGACGATCACCTCATGCAGATCTCACATGTGATCAGAGGAGAGGAGTGGTTGCCTTCACTTGCCCTGCACGTTCTGCTTTACGAAGCCTTTGGTTGGAAAAGTCCAGAATTTGCTCATTTACCTCTGATCATGAAGCCGGTAGGCAAAGGAAAGCTAAGCAAAAGAGATGGAGACAAGATGGGCTTCCCGGTATTTCCGTTGGACTGGATATCTGAGGATGGAGATTTGTCTTCAGGATATAGAGAAGCTGGTTACCTGCCGGAAGCTGTGGTCAACATGCTTGCCTTATTGGGCTGGAATCCCGGTACAGAACAGGAGATATTCAGTTTGGAAGAGTTAACCCAGGAGTTCAAATTGGAGCGGGTGAACAAAGCTGGGGCTAAATTTGATCCGGAGAAGACAAAATGGTTTCAACATCATTATTTTCAATTGCTTGACAATGAGCAGCTGGTCGCACAGCTGGAAAATGTATTAAAGGACAAAGGAATAACCACGGATGTTGAGCTCTCCAAGGTAATCCCTCTGGTCAAAGGAAGAGCCAGCTTTGTAGACGAGCTTTATGACCAGGGCAACTTCTTTTTTACGCCACCAAAAGATTTTGATGAAAAGGCGTCAAAAAAGGCATTTAAAGAGGACACCCAAGACATTATGAATTCTGTCGTCGAACTTATCAACACTACAGAACCATTTGATGCCCAGAATCTTAGCGATGTAATAAAACCCTGGATAGGTGAACAGGGAATAGGTTTTGGTAAGGTTATGATGCCTTTGCGCTTATCTTTGGTTGGCGCAATGAAGGGTCCGGACGTGTTCGATATAGCAGAAGTTCTGGGCAGAGAAGAAACGGTCAGGCGAATAAATTTTGCCGTCTCCACCCTTTCTTAA
- the mnmG gene encoding tRNA uridine-5-carboxymethylaminomethyl(34) synthesis enzyme MnmG gives MFHKEYDVVVVGGGHAGSEAAAAAANMGSKTLLVTMNLQNIAQMSCNPAMGGIAKGQIVREIDALGGYSGIVSDKTAIQFKMLNKSKGPAMWSPRVQSDRMRFAESWRLMLEATPNLDFYQEMVQGLIIEGDKIRGVRTSLGLEIRAKSVVLTNGTFLNGLIHIGEKNFGGGRAGERAATGITSELVALGFDSGRMKTGTPPRVDGRSLDFSKMVPQPGDEDPAKFSYLDDTKPLTEQRDCHMSYTSLEVHDLLREGFDRSPMFNGAIQSVGPRYCPSIEDKIHRFADKERHQLFVEPEGWDTVEYYINGFSTSLPEDVQYKALKACAGFEHVKFFRPGYAIEYDYFPPTQLKHTLETKLVEGLYFAGQINGTTGYEEAASQGLMAGINAHLKLNERDPLVLKRDQAYIGVLIDDLITKGTEEPYRMFTSRAEYRTLLRQDNADFRLTPLSHELGLASDARMEKMEQKQSGSENFVRFFKKTSVLPEEINPILEEKGSALVSQSDKMFKLFARPKLNMQDMRRIKEVEGYIQDNELDQEVLEQTEIQVKYAGYIEKERQNADKLQRLEGIRIPDNFNYDQLKSLSYEAREKLKEIQPTSISQASRISGVSPNDISVMLVYMGR, from the coding sequence ATGTTCCACAAAGAATATGATGTAGTAGTAGTTGGAGGGGGGCACGCTGGTTCTGAGGCGGCTGCGGCTGCGGCCAATATGGGTTCCAAAACATTGCTTGTAACCATGAATTTGCAAAACATTGCACAGATGTCTTGCAACCCTGCTATGGGCGGAATAGCTAAAGGACAAATTGTAAGGGAGATTGATGCACTCGGAGGATATAGCGGGATAGTATCGGACAAGACAGCGATTCAGTTTAAGATGCTGAATAAATCCAAGGGGCCGGCTATGTGGAGCCCAAGGGTCCAAAGCGACAGAATGCGTTTTGCCGAGAGCTGGCGTTTAATGCTGGAGGCTACTCCTAATTTGGACTTTTATCAGGAGATGGTCCAAGGATTGATCATTGAGGGAGACAAAATCAGGGGCGTCAGAACATCGCTTGGATTAGAGATAAGGGCGAAGTCTGTGGTCCTGACTAACGGTACTTTCTTAAACGGCTTGATCCATATTGGTGAAAAGAATTTTGGAGGAGGACGCGCTGGAGAAAGAGCTGCCACTGGGATTACCTCCGAACTTGTCGCCTTAGGATTCGATTCGGGCCGGATGAAAACAGGAACGCCACCTCGAGTTGACGGGCGCTCGCTTGATTTTAGTAAGATGGTTCCTCAGCCCGGAGATGAGGATCCAGCAAAGTTTTCATACCTGGACGACACAAAACCCCTAACTGAACAGAGAGATTGCCACATGAGCTATACCAGTCTGGAAGTTCATGATTTGCTACGGGAGGGATTTGATCGCTCTCCTATGTTCAATGGAGCCATTCAGAGTGTGGGCCCACGTTATTGCCCTTCTATAGAGGATAAGATTCATCGATTTGCTGATAAGGAAAGGCATCAACTCTTTGTTGAGCCAGAAGGATGGGATACTGTGGAGTACTATATCAATGGATTTTCTACCTCGTTACCCGAAGATGTGCAGTATAAGGCGTTAAAGGCTTGTGCGGGGTTTGAGCATGTGAAATTCTTCCGCCCAGGTTACGCGATAGAATACGATTATTTTCCACCAACTCAGCTGAAGCATACTCTTGAGACAAAATTGGTAGAAGGACTTTACTTTGCGGGCCAGATCAATGGTACTACGGGTTATGAAGAAGCCGCCTCTCAAGGCTTAATGGCTGGTATAAACGCACATCTGAAGTTAAATGAGCGCGATCCATTGGTTTTAAAACGCGATCAGGCCTATATAGGAGTGCTTATAGACGACCTGATCACGAAGGGGACAGAAGAGCCGTACCGTATGTTCACTAGCCGGGCAGAGTACAGAACGCTCCTTAGGCAGGATAATGCGGATTTTAGGCTAACACCGCTAAGCCACGAATTAGGCCTCGCTTCTGATGCTCGAATGGAAAAAATGGAGCAAAAACAGTCAGGGTCTGAAAATTTTGTGCGCTTTTTCAAGAAAACAAGTGTTCTGCCTGAAGAAATAAACCCAATTTTAGAAGAAAAAGGGTCGGCTTTGGTCTCGCAAAGTGACAAAATGTTCAAATTATTCGCTAGGCCGAAGCTGAATATGCAGGATATGCGAAGAATTAAAGAGGTAGAGGGCTATATCCAAGACAACGAATTGGACCAGGAAGTTCTCGAACAAACGGAAATTCAGGTAAAATATGCGGGCTACATAGAAAAGGAGCGGCAAAATGCGGATAAGTTACAGCGCTTAGAAGGCATACGGATACCGGATAACTTCAATTATGATCAGCTGAAATCACTTTCTTATGAGGCTAGGGAAAAGTTAAAGGAAATTCAACCTACCAGCATCTCTCAGGCTTCCCGAATTAGTGGAGTTTCACCCAACGATATCTCGGTAATGCTGGTGTATATGGGCCGTTAG
- a CDS encoding DUF4175 family protein — protein MSSYDQVQLKLEQFIKKYYVNSLLRGVILFAAIGLLYLIVTLLVEHWLWLDVGGRTVLFWVFVAVEFGLFVRLILYPLLQLFSLRRGIEQEEAARLIGSHFPEVSDKLLNVIQLKQESVESELLLASIDQKAAQLRPIPFKKAIDLSANIHYTKYLALPLAIVAVVALLGQLNIFSDSYERVLNYDVAYEPPAPFSFVLLNEDLTALENRNFTIRARTEGSVIPEDVRIVFGGEQYVMIENAPGIYEFTFLQPSNPIEFQLTASGVSSLSYLLNVVKTPSILGFSMNLDYPDYTGKRDENLSSTGNASVPEGTRINWEINTRNTEKIQLIFPDTSVVFKRDEAKFIAEKTVYRSADYSLSTSNEELTDFERLAFSLNVVRDQYPEIEVQTRQDSMDSQLVYHLGQVSDDYGLTALKLIYYPSGEPNRADNRSIPVAETSFDQFVYLFPGDLPLEAGTAYEYYFEVTDNDRINRFKSTRSDVYSFRKLTEDELKQEQLESQQQNIEGLDRSLEELKDQEKTLEELSKIQKEKDNLNWNDRQKLQQYLQRQQAQEQMMKNFSKELKEDLQEFNPDQQSDPFKQELEERLEENEKRLEENEDLLKELERLQDKIQKEELTEKLEQLAKRNKNQEKNLEQLVELTKRYYVAKKAEKLAEDIMKLGQEQEKLGEEDPSDNTLEKQEELNDQFEEYMEQMEELRKENEALKSPMEVGEDKTGEKVVEQEQQKATEQLQQQNPQSASPSQKKAGQRMQQMGSQMQMQMMGGQMETIEEDIEMLRQILDNLIVFSFEQESLMEEFKTIEYGNAVFGKKLNAQNDLKQNFQHVDDSLFALSLRQPMIAEPVTEAITEVQFNMDKALERLAENELRQGIGSQQYTVTGANQLAIMLSELLNSMQNQANAMGMGQGQGQSQGQGFQLPDIIKKQESLNQQMQEGTEKGEQQGQGQEGESGQEGKQGQEGEGQQGSEGQNGSEGQNGKEGQDGNGGDSEGLNGELYEIYKQQQMLRLELEDRLGKEGISGRAGDLLKEMENIEQQLLDKGFDQRTLERMLNLKYEMLKLDEAEFEQGQEQRREATTNTEDFINTRRTDPNELKKYFNQTEILTRDPLPLREKYKKQVKQYFTRDND, from the coding sequence ATGAGTTCGTATGACCAGGTCCAGCTCAAGCTGGAACAATTTATAAAAAAATACTATGTCAACTCCTTGCTTCGAGGAGTGATTCTTTTTGCAGCCATTGGTTTGCTTTACCTAATCGTTACGCTGCTAGTAGAACACTGGCTATGGCTGGATGTAGGTGGCCGAACCGTTTTGTTCTGGGTGTTTGTGGCGGTAGAATTTGGCCTCTTTGTCCGCTTGATCCTGTATCCGCTGCTTCAATTGTTCAGCCTTAGAAGGGGGATTGAACAGGAAGAAGCTGCTAGGTTGATAGGGAGCCACTTTCCAGAGGTCAGCGATAAGCTTCTGAATGTCATTCAGCTTAAACAAGAATCTGTAGAGTCTGAACTGCTTCTAGCGAGCATAGACCAAAAGGCAGCCCAATTACGACCGATTCCGTTTAAAAAGGCTATCGATCTAAGTGCCAACATTCACTATACCAAGTATTTGGCATTACCACTTGCCATTGTCGCTGTAGTGGCTCTCTTAGGTCAGTTAAACATCTTCTCGGACAGTTATGAGCGCGTACTCAATTACGATGTAGCTTACGAACCGCCTGCTCCCTTCAGTTTTGTGCTGCTCAATGAGGATCTGACCGCCCTTGAGAATAGAAATTTTACGATCAGGGCCCGGACGGAGGGAAGTGTTATCCCTGAGGATGTTAGGATAGTGTTTGGTGGAGAACAGTATGTTATGATAGAGAATGCTCCAGGCATCTACGAGTTCACTTTTCTGCAACCATCAAACCCGATCGAGTTTCAGTTGACGGCCTCTGGCGTCAGTTCGTTATCCTATCTGCTCAATGTAGTGAAGACCCCGTCAATACTTGGGTTCAGCATGAACTTAGACTATCCCGATTACACAGGAAAAAGAGACGAGAACTTAAGCAGTACGGGTAATGCTTCAGTACCTGAAGGAACCAGAATTAACTGGGAGATCAACACCCGGAATACTGAGAAGATTCAGCTGATCTTTCCTGACACAAGTGTGGTTTTTAAACGCGACGAGGCGAAGTTCATAGCAGAAAAGACTGTATATCGTTCTGCCGATTACTCTCTAAGCACATCAAATGAAGAATTGACGGACTTTGAACGGCTAGCCTTCAGCTTGAATGTGGTCAGGGATCAGTACCCTGAAATAGAAGTGCAGACACGTCAGGACAGCATGGACAGTCAGCTGGTCTATCATTTGGGTCAGGTAAGTGATGACTATGGATTGACCGCTCTAAAGCTGATCTATTATCCTTCTGGAGAACCCAATCGGGCGGATAATCGTTCTATTCCTGTCGCGGAAACCAGTTTTGATCAGTTTGTTTATCTATTTCCAGGCGACTTGCCATTGGAGGCGGGCACTGCTTATGAATACTACTTTGAGGTAACTGACAATGACCGGATCAATCGATTTAAATCTACCAGGTCTGATGTGTATTCGTTCAGGAAGCTGACAGAAGATGAACTGAAACAGGAACAATTAGAAAGTCAACAACAGAATATAGAGGGACTGGATCGGTCCTTGGAAGAATTAAAGGATCAGGAGAAGACCTTGGAGGAATTGTCCAAAATACAAAAGGAGAAGGATAATTTGAATTGGAATGACCGCCAAAAGCTGCAGCAGTATTTGCAGCGACAGCAGGCCCAAGAGCAGATGATGAAGAACTTTTCCAAGGAATTGAAGGAGGACCTACAGGAGTTTAACCCCGATCAACAGAGCGATCCATTCAAACAGGAATTGGAAGAACGCTTGGAGGAGAACGAAAAACGCTTGGAGGAGAACGAAGATTTGCTGAAAGAACTGGAGAGACTGCAAGACAAGATCCAGAAGGAAGAGCTAACAGAGAAACTGGAGCAACTGGCCAAACGGAATAAGAATCAAGAAAAGAACCTGGAGCAATTGGTAGAATTGACCAAACGGTATTACGTGGCCAAAAAGGCAGAGAAGTTAGCCGAGGACATTATGAAGCTGGGGCAAGAGCAGGAGAAGTTAGGAGAAGAGGACCCATCTGATAACACCTTGGAGAAGCAAGAAGAGCTCAACGATCAGTTTGAGGAATACATGGAGCAGATGGAGGAGTTGAGAAAAGAAAATGAAGCCCTGAAATCTCCTATGGAGGTAGGGGAGGATAAGACGGGCGAGAAAGTAGTGGAGCAAGAGCAACAAAAGGCTACAGAACAACTTCAGCAGCAGAATCCACAATCTGCCTCACCTAGTCAGAAGAAGGCGGGCCAGCGCATGCAGCAAATGGGAAGCCAAATGCAGATGCAGATGATGGGCGGACAGATGGAGACCATAGAGGAGGACATTGAGATGTTGAGACAGATCTTGGACAACTTGATCGTTTTTTCCTTTGAGCAGGAGTCTCTTATGGAGGAATTCAAGACCATTGAATACGGGAATGCCGTGTTTGGTAAAAAGCTAAACGCACAAAATGACTTAAAGCAAAATTTCCAGCATGTAGACGACAGTTTATTTGCGCTTTCTTTACGTCAACCGATGATCGCGGAGCCGGTAACAGAAGCCATAACGGAGGTTCAGTTCAATATGGACAAGGCTTTGGAGCGACTGGCAGAGAATGAGTTGAGACAGGGAATCGGTAGCCAACAGTACACCGTTACAGGCGCTAACCAGTTGGCAATTATGTTGAGTGAATTGCTAAACAGCATGCAGAATCAAGCGAATGCCATGGGAATGGGCCAGGGCCAGGGTCAAAGCCAAGGTCAAGGTTTTCAACTTCCGGACATCATCAAGAAACAGGAGAGTCTGAATCAACAGATGCAAGAAGGCACGGAGAAGGGAGAACAACAGGGCCAGGGACAAGAAGGTGAGTCTGGACAGGAAGGAAAACAAGGCCAGGAGGGAGAAGGTCAACAAGGAAGTGAAGGTCAGAATGGAAGTGAGGGACAAAACGGTAAAGAGGGCCAGGATGGTAATGGCGGCGATAGCGAAGGATTGAACGGAGAATTGTACGAGATCTATAAGCAACAGCAAATGCTGCGATTGGAGCTTGAAGACCGCTTAGGTAAAGAGGGCATCAGCGGTAGGGCAGGAGATCTGCTCAAGGAAATGGAGAACATAGAGCAGCAATTATTAGACAAAGGTTTTGATCAGCGCACATTGGAGCGCATGCTTAATTTAAAATACGAGATGCTGAAGTTGGATGAGGCGGAGTTTGAGCAGGGACAGGAACAGAGAAGGGAAGCGACTACCAATACGGAGGATTTTATCAATACTAGGAGAACAGATCCGAACGAACTCAAGAAATACTTCAATCAGACAGAAATTCTAACCAGGGACCCCTTACCTTTGCGGGAGAAATACAAGAAGCAAGTTAAGCAGTATTTCACCCGGGATAATGATTGA
- a CDS encoding alkane 1-monooxygenase, with protein MRNTDLKYLTAYTLPLTVVIGLLLKGPWAYLTPVYAFVLVPIIETLMPIDSDNLEDKEQEQKAVSKFFDWLLYLNLPIVFGLVGWYLWSISWAGYSTSELIGLTFSVGIALGSNGINVAHELGHRKTSWERTLGKILLIPSLYMHFYIEHNYGHHLHAATREDPASARYNQSVYSFWFTSISRQYLSAWRIQLDLLKRDGLGFISMKNDMLWYLIIQGLYLLAVFLMFGETALLIAVLIGVSSAILLETINYIEHYGLSRKKLPSGRYERVREVHSWNSNHVLGRVMLYELTRHSDHHYRAHKKYQLLEYHEVSPQMPYGYPTSMVLSLFPPLWYAIMNKRIPMEMRP; from the coding sequence ATGCGTAACACTGATCTTAAGTACCTGACCGCCTATACACTCCCTTTGACTGTTGTAATAGGGCTTTTATTAAAAGGACCCTGGGCTTATCTAACACCCGTCTATGCCTTTGTGCTCGTGCCCATAATAGAGACACTGATGCCCATTGACAGCGACAATCTCGAAGATAAGGAGCAGGAACAAAAGGCAGTAAGCAAGTTTTTCGATTGGCTGCTCTATTTGAATTTACCGATAGTCTTTGGCTTGGTCGGTTGGTACCTCTGGAGTATCAGCTGGGCTGGATATAGCACCTCCGAGTTGATAGGACTTACATTTTCCGTTGGGATCGCACTTGGGTCAAATGGTATCAATGTGGCACACGAGCTGGGTCATCGGAAAACTTCCTGGGAGCGGACCTTGGGTAAAATTTTGCTTATCCCCTCTCTATATATGCACTTCTACATTGAACATAACTACGGACATCATCTGCACGCGGCCACCAGGGAAGATCCGGCAAGTGCTCGTTACAATCAGAGCGTTTACTCTTTTTGGTTCACGTCGATCAGCAGGCAATACCTCAGTGCCTGGAGGATCCAACTGGACCTCCTTAAACGGGATGGACTAGGCTTTATTTCTATGAAGAACGACATGCTCTGGTATTTGATCATCCAGGGGCTTTACCTTTTAGCAGTCTTTCTGATGTTCGGGGAAACCGCCCTCCTGATCGCGGTTCTGATTGGGGTATCCAGTGCAATTCTCCTGGAAACCATCAATTACATCGAACACTATGGCCTTAGCCGCAAGAAACTTCCCAGTGGGCGCTATGAGCGAGTAAGAGAGGTTCACTCCTGGAATTCCAATCACGTTCTAGGACGGGTGATGCTGTACGAACTGACCAGGCACAGCGATCATCATTACCGGGCCCACAAGAAATACCAATTGCTGGAATATCACGAGGTCAGTCCGCAAATGCCTTATGGTTATCCTACCTCCATGGTGTTGAGCTTATTTCCCCCGCTTTGGTACGCCATAATGAACAAGCGTATACCGATGGAAATGCGGCCTTAG